Genomic DNA from Bemisia tabaci chromosome 2, PGI_BMITA_v3:
AAGTCATTGCGAAGACAACGTTTGATGACAAATTGAGCAAGAGTAAATGCCATTTTATGGTTTGAACTTATCTTGAAGGTGCACAAGTCTCTAATCGATGGTATACTTACAATACATAATAACTATCATATCTGCTTTCTTTTTCAAATACTGCCCTGCTAAAAAAAATGCTGCAAGAGCACTTGAATGTCGAACTGACAATATCAAAAAAGTAGGTATAAAACTTAGAATAGAGAACACTTAAAGAACTAAATGAGATGgataataaaatatttctgtTAACAGAGTTAAACTGCTATATAATGTCTTaacttcaaaaaatcttaaatctATACAGAAAATAAGAACACCAAAATTAAAGCTAGATAATACTTTAACACTTGATGGAATATTGACGGGTAAACACCCAACCGGGTTCCAGAGTGGATATGAAGCAAACTTGTATCCAGTGgttaggaataaaaaaaataaaaaaatcaaccacTGAATGCAATTCACTAAATTTAATGGTAAACATTCATCACTAGACATATTCAATATATGCTCACTTGAAAAATAGCCGGTAATAGTGCtttacaaaattatatgaaaagatcactgaaaaaaaaaggaaaaaaaaaaaaaaaaaaacttacgctATGggaagggaaaaataaaatagaaagaagAGGTTTTCTAACTGCAGGAAGTAATTAGAACATGCACTAGTCATTCCTTTATCAGGTAACAGCATTTTGCCTAAAtatattacaaacaaaattttaagggcCTTATTCTTGTCTTCCTCTCTGAATACATTACGACACTTTAAAGTGTTGTGAAGGGAtggttatttaaaaaaaaaatacttaagccCTTGCAATAGGGGTCCCTTACATTCCCACaaagattcatttaaaaaattaaacctcaAAAAGAGCTGAACTGGAAAATAGAGCATCACAGACATTACAAAAATGGGATCTATATTTATGATGTCTTCAATGCTCTTTTCTTTAGTAAAGCTCTTACAGAGGtttgaatattttaatgaaactttgAGGGAACAGAGGAGCCCTGCCTCGAAAGGACATACATATTTTCTTACAAGTTCATCCTAAAAAATGAGCTTCGAAATACGCTTTAAGGCGATTACATGTATTATTCTAAATAATGAGCTTTGAACAACActtaaagacaaaaaaaaaaaaaatccttattAGTTTGTGTGTTTGACTATgtgaaaatacattgacagaaaTTACcaccatcttgtttttgaaagAGTTCTATTGTAGCATTGTCTGGGATTTCCTCTCCATGAGCCGTTGAAGTATTTTGAATTCTCTTTCCATCATATAAAAACTTTATTAATGTTACATCGAGAccctaaaacaaaaaaatacaatttggtTATTATccgaggaagagaaaaaaaaattatacatgaACACAAAATAGAATTAGAAAATTCTTGAATTGTTTTCTGCTACTTTGAAGGTAGATGTTGTagatgattttaaatttgaaaaatcagaaaattggCTAGGTCACAaaacttttttcttactttcattTCAAGTGGTATACACAATTTCTTTGCATAGAAAAAAAGAGTAGACAGTAAAAATAGTCTCTTATTGTCTCTTAATTAATTTTCCtttggatttttttgcaaattctggtaaaattatAGGTTCCTCCTTTTTGCAAACATGTTAATagaaacttcaatttttcttaCAAGTCTACGttttataagaaaatttaaatgtaaaGCTTTGAGGTGTTCTACATTTTTCTGTAACACCCCCACAAAATAATACATAAACAAAAAAGAACAGCCCTATTGGCACCAGAAAACAGGGATAACttcaaaatgtttctacggacACATTTTCCATACAACATTTCCGAtatacattttagaaaaaaatagagaaacaaTACTTTCAAATGTAGAGATAAGAtagactttcatttttaaaaactgcttGGAAAACGTTTCCAGAGTTCCTGAAACtcaaaactttttctttcaattttttttttttttttttttttttttttttttttttaaaggcacgtacatattaaaatatcataCTTACTCAAGATACACATTtgttgaatttgaatttcttaaTTTGCTTTAAATCTCAAAATGTAAATGCTTTTTGAAGGCATTAGAAATGAACGATATCAGCACTTCATCAAAGGCAGATATGTATCTTTGCTGTTTAGTTATCTGAAGAGGAAttaccagcagcctgattgttgaaattttgtgtttgtcgggtacaCATAGATGACCTAGGTTAAAAGgcagagcgtgattggtcggctttgTCTTATTGCTACTATAATattgtgcctttgtcaggtggaatggacgacatactatCGGAAAcctaagaggtgcctttagcttgttgAGTttcacccgacataggcacgacaaagcagcgataagacattgCCAACCCATCACGCTTCCCCTtctaacctatgtcatctatttctacccgacaaacacgagatttcaacaatcagactaCAGCTGCCCTTGCAGCCGAAGGAGTTGAACTTCAAAACCATAGGTATTCAGAATAGGAATGACCTCTCTCAAAATGTGCCCGAATCATTTCAATGAAAAAGGAAACTAAGACTTTTGTTGAAACAACTTCCGAAAGActgtgaaacatttttgagatgGCTTATACAATTTTTCATCATTACCTTTAATTAGGTGCCATGAGCAGGTCCCAAGAAGGCCCCAAAAATGTCATGGAGACGTTCAAAGTATACAAAAAGTTTCTCATGAAAGGTTTCGGAAATGTGAAAATGTGTCAAATGAATTAAGGTGAATATTTTTAAGACCTAGTGTGCTGTCAGCTGGGTATTTAAGAAaggtgaaaattgaagaaagaaaTTTCCTCCCTATAGGTGTAGACCTAATTTGTTTCCAGCCAAACTGGCAGCAAATTAGAGGTAACT
This window encodes:
- the LOC109030497 gene encoding small ubiquitin-related modifier 2-A, which codes for MSDQNEERKPNKVRLNVNGFDNTISQFILKDTTPLGKMMRTYCEMKGLDVTLIKFLYDGKRIQNTSTAHGEEIPDNATIELFQKQDGGNFCQCIFT